The Gloeomargarita sp. SKYB120 genome contains a region encoding:
- a CDS encoding chaperonin family protein RbcX, with translation MDYPHIARQTSQVLSSYLTYQAVRVVMAQLSQTDPPLAIWLSQFSSTEKIQDGERYLQDLLRERQELAFRVMTVREHLADTILDSLPEMVRTSIRQANIQQRKQHLERLTQITPDSAANWPELES, from the coding sequence ATGGATTACCCTCACATTGCCCGCCAGACCAGTCAAGTCCTGAGTAGCTATCTCACCTATCAGGCGGTACGGGTGGTGATGGCGCAACTGTCCCAAACGGACCCCCCACTGGCTATTTGGCTCAGCCAGTTCTCCTCGACTGAGAAAATCCAGGACGGGGAGCGGTACTTGCAAGACCTGTTGCGGGAACGGCAAGAGCTGGCATTTCGGGTGATGACGGTGCGGGAGCATCTGGCGGATACCATCCTGGATAGCTTGCCGGAAATGGTACGCACCAGTATTCGCCAGGCCAATATCCAGCAGCGCAAGCAGCACCTGGAACGCCTCACGCAAATCACGCCCGACTCTGCTGCCAACTGGCCCGAACTGGAATCTTGA
- a CDS encoding DUF4388 domain-containing protein, whose translation MSIQGRLADFSLAELLRLLGEGQQTGLLQLGDIQLGFIKGQIVGASLRVWDWHQSLVVQGWLRPETLERLRYLYCQKAIQQPFGQWLVAQGVLNDQQRRWLFAQQVVRPICRLFALPDASFSFQPQKHLPRLVLTGLQAEPLAVVLAGLRALRDWRHLLDKLPDPTSGLISTSGRPRYHLNRQEWQLWEYSNGQMSLAEIAQKWGVPVLTVQKLAFRLLTVGIVAELPHAHLTPLAASVSTPNEGFFQKLLTFLQRNLS comes from the coding sequence ATGAGTATTCAAGGACGATTAGCCGATTTTTCTCTGGCTGAGTTACTGCGTCTTTTGGGAGAAGGACAGCAAACAGGTCTATTACAGTTGGGCGATATACAGTTGGGGTTTATTAAAGGGCAAATTGTCGGTGCTTCCCTGCGCGTTTGGGACTGGCACCAGAGTTTAGTGGTTCAGGGGTGGTTGCGGCCAGAAACTCTGGAGCGGTTGCGTTATTTGTACTGCCAAAAAGCCATCCAGCAGCCTTTCGGCCAATGGTTAGTCGCCCAAGGGGTGCTGAATGACCAACAGAGGCGCTGGTTGTTTGCACAGCAAGTAGTACGTCCTATCTGCCGCCTGTTTGCGTTGCCCGATGCGTCTTTTAGTTTTCAGCCTCAGAAGCACCTACCCCGTCTAGTTCTCACTGGCCTGCAAGCCGAACCCCTAGCAGTTGTCTTGGCCGGTCTACGGGCACTGCGGGATTGGCGACATCTCCTTGATAAACTGCCCGATCCCACCTCTGGTCTCATCAGTACTAGTGGACGTCCTCGCTATCATCTAAATCGACAAGAATGGCAACTGTGGGAATATAGCAATGGCCAGATGAGTCTGGCAGAAATCGCTCAGAAATGGGGGGTACCTGTATTGACAGTACAAAAATTGGCTTTTCGTTTACTAACAGTAGGTATTGTTGCAGAGTTGCCCCATGCCCACTTAACACCGTTAGCAGCGTCAGTGTCTACTCCAAATGAAGGATTTTTCCAAAAGTTATTGACCTTTCTACAACGAAATTTGTCTTGA
- a CDS encoding helix-turn-helix domain-containing protein: MSKPYSTNLRQQAIEAVLRGATLVEVSQMFNVGYRTLQRWLKQWSETSDCAPKTGYQKGHSHKISQVCRGKFWSDPEGNGD, encoded by the coding sequence ATGTCTAAGCCTTACAGCACAAACCTGCGTCAGCAAGCTATTGAAGCGGTCTTGAGGGGCGCAACACTCGTTGAAGTGAGCCAGATGTTCAACGTCGGGTATCGCACGTTACAACGCTGGCTCAAGCAATGGTCTGAAACCAGCGATTGCGCACCGAAGACAGGTTACCAAAAGGGGCATAGTCATAAAATTTCGCAAGTTTGTCGAGGCAAATTCTGGTCTGACCCAGAAGGAAATGGCGACTAG
- a CDS encoding extracellular solute-binding protein, translating to MTLTRRGLLLGGLSWLAGCTVGGLRVHLLKNSLPPLWLRRFRRRYGLQPHYHRDLGDLYRQLTRPSPPEVVSLGLAWLTQARVHRYLAPLPTPTRESALPVAWQKIGQFQGQWDWLPYRWGTTVLAYRRDLLPWQPQDWPDLWRPELRQRVSMVAHFREALGIACKSLGLSLNPPLPWPTTDLQERLATLHQQVRFYSDRYYIQPLILGDVWVAVGWSSDLVPISRRYPQIAVVTPTSGSGIWADGWVVPAGQPISEAARAWLNFAWEPAQVEALTAQGLAFSPIAQPLGPHEFWLPMDAPTQQAYQSLRRWWLTLPLAARGHDQNAHHRPTRLL from the coding sequence ATGACGCTTACCCGACGCGGGCTACTCCTAGGTGGCCTAAGCTGGCTAGCGGGTTGTACGGTCGGGGGTCTGCGCGTCCATCTGTTGAAAAACAGCCTGCCTCCCCTGTGGCTGCGCCGTTTCCGTCGGCGCTATGGATTGCAGCCGCACTACCACAGGGACCTAGGCGACCTGTACCGGCAATTGACGCGCCCCTCCCCGCCGGAGGTGGTGAGCCTGGGCCTGGCCTGGTTAACACAAGCGCGGGTCCATCGCTATTTAGCGCCCTTGCCGACTCCCACGCGCGAGTCTGCATTACCGGTAGCCTGGCAAAAAATCGGGCAATTTCAAGGGCAATGGGATTGGTTGCCCTATCGCTGGGGAACGACCGTGCTGGCCTACCGGCGAGATCTCCTCCCTTGGCAACCCCAGGATTGGCCGGACCTGTGGCGACCAGAGCTGCGCCAGCGGGTGAGCATGGTGGCCCACTTTCGAGAAGCCCTGGGCATCGCCTGCAAAAGCCTGGGGTTATCTCTGAATCCACCGCTTCCCTGGCCCACGACCGACCTGCAGGAACGCCTGGCAACTCTGCATCAACAGGTGCGTTTCTACAGCGACCGGTATTACATCCAGCCCCTGATTCTGGGCGATGTCTGGGTAGCGGTGGGGTGGTCGAGCGACCTGGTGCCCATCAGTCGCCGGTATCCCCAGATTGCGGTGGTGACGCCGACCAGCGGGAGTGGGATTTGGGCGGATGGTTGGGTGGTGCCCGCCGGGCAACCGATTTCCGAAGCGGCACGCGCCTGGTTGAACTTTGCCTGGGAACCGGCGCAAGTGGAGGCCCTCACCGCCCAAGGTCTGGCCTTTTCTCCCATCGCTCAACCCCTGGGTCCCCACGAGTTCTGGTTGCCGATGGATGCCCCCACCCAACAGGCGTATCAGTCCCTGCGGCGATGGTGGCTGACCTTACCCCTGGCGGCCCGTGGCCACGACCAAAATGCCCACCACCGACCAACCCGCCTGCTGTAG
- a CDS encoding hemerythrin family protein, translating into MTTPKLARYVWDDRIKVGLPLIDSQHRELIEAINDLADAIEGNQGAVAVKKLIAFLKGYAEWHFGQEESCAFRHQCPLAETNQKAHARFLAMLNEWHREYTESGGSEEQARRIHAALGDWLVDHIYKIDTGLAQEIRQAQSFQS; encoded by the coding sequence ATGACGACACCAAAACTAGCACGTTATGTGTGGGATGACCGGATTAAAGTGGGCCTGCCACTCATTGATAGTCAACATCGGGAATTGATTGAGGCAATCAATGATTTGGCAGATGCGATTGAAGGCAATCAGGGTGCAGTTGCGGTGAAAAAACTCATCGCATTTCTCAAAGGCTACGCAGAATGGCACTTTGGTCAAGAGGAAAGCTGCGCCTTCCGGCACCAATGCCCCTTGGCAGAAACCAACCAAAAAGCCCATGCCCGTTTCCTGGCAATGCTCAACGAATGGCATCGGGAATATACTGAAAGCGGCGGCAGTGAAGAACAAGCTCGCCGGATTCACGCGGCGCTGGGTGATTGGTTGGTCGATCACATCTACAAAATTGACACCGGGTTAGCCCAAGAGATTCGCCAAGCTCAATCCTTTCAATCGTAG
- a CDS encoding ATP/GTP-binding protein, translating into MRIVVTGPVGSGKSTFVRTVSEIQPVDTDQYATDETALIKPKTTVALDFGRITFGQQMSLHVYGTPGQERFDFMWDILIRYAHAYILLIPGHQPSAFRKARRILTFMEQRVKLPYLVGVTHLDLPEAWPLSYVALAAGVHPALTLEVNATRKESVVAALAALVQRCYTQQAASTV; encoded by the coding sequence ATGCGGATAGTGGTAACGGGTCCCGTCGGGTCAGGGAAAAGTACATTTGTACGCACAGTGAGTGAAATTCAGCCAGTGGATACGGATCAGTATGCAACCGATGAAACAGCTTTGATCAAGCCCAAAACTACAGTGGCATTGGATTTCGGTCGCATCACATTTGGTCAGCAAATGAGCTTGCATGTGTATGGAACACCTGGTCAAGAACGATTTGATTTTATGTGGGACATTTTGATTCGTTATGCTCATGCCTATATTTTGCTCATACCTGGTCACCAGCCGAGCGCTTTTCGCAAAGCACGGCGAATTTTGACCTTTATGGAACAGCGGGTAAAATTGCCCTATCTCGTAGGTGTGACTCATCTGGATCTTCCCGAAGCCTGGCCCTTAAGCTATGTGGCTTTGGCAGCAGGTGTTCATCCCGCATTAACCCTAGAGGTGAATGCCACCCGAAAAGAATCAGTTGTTGCAGCGTTAGCAGCATTAGTACAGCGTTGTTATACCCAACAAGCAGCATCAACTGTTTAG
- the pyrF gene encoding orotidine-5'-phosphate decarboxylase, with protein MASALAERLIVALDVPDRETALGWVERLPQVQWWKVGLELFTAAGPVILTDLKARRKSVFLDLKYHDIPRTVARACQVAARYGVDLLTLHAAAGSEALAQAQAAVAGYPLKLVAVTLLTSIGPEQFSQEFVTPLALEDYVLHWAQVAQRAGLAGVVCSPWDVRRIKQTVGPDFLCVCPGIRWQGMVADDQRRTWTPQATLAAGADYVVLGRPLLQAEHPEQVWRALVAPEG; from the coding sequence ATGGCTAGCGCTCTGGCTGAGCGGCTCATTGTAGCGTTGGATGTTCCCGACCGGGAAACGGCGCTGGGCTGGGTCGAACGCTTGCCGCAGGTGCAGTGGTGGAAAGTCGGCCTGGAACTGTTCACCGCGGCCGGTCCTGTTATCCTCACGGACCTCAAAGCCCGCCGCAAATCGGTTTTCCTGGACCTGAAATACCACGACATTCCCCGCACGGTCGCTCGCGCCTGTCAAGTGGCCGCCCGCTATGGCGTGGATTTGCTAACCCTGCACGCTGCTGCTGGTTCCGAGGCCCTGGCCCAGGCCCAAGCCGCTGTCGCTGGTTATCCCCTGAAACTGGTGGCGGTGACCCTGCTTACCAGCATCGGTCCAGAGCAATTCAGCCAGGAGTTTGTCACTCCCTTGGCCCTGGAGGATTACGTGTTGCACTGGGCGCAGGTGGCACAACGGGCGGGATTGGCTGGCGTGGTCTGCTCCCCCTGGGATGTGCGCCGCATTAAACAGACGGTGGGGCCGGATTTTTTGTGCGTTTGCCCAGGCATCCGCTGGCAAGGGATGGTGGCTGATGACCAGCGCCGTACCTGGACTCCCCAAGCCACGTTGGCGGCTGGTGCAGACTATGTGGTGCTCGGTCGCCCCCTCCTGCAAGCCGAACACCCAGAGCAGGTCTGGCGCGCGCTGGTCGCTCCAGAGGGGTAA
- a CDS encoding response regulator, with translation MTQGVETPDLHRPLAGHVTLYDPADPSVCWDVYLGPTGTRLHYATSGVGRAERFHCLISLLFPQLRDWVLPPDQDEYSFLYQQAHQGGMTLAEVRQILLRLTQEALVHFLVLWHHKSQQVKREDRPRISLNPILLAVNWADVVKSVEKEVKTWAGLRYRVPSPLARLHLPPGKVSQLYEFWSVCPRESHLAKLSPPQVQRCVELFSRDACGYELARALQVSPAQAVQCVMPLVQAGIVLVRPFQTPEPPKKLGPKVACVDDSPAILSSVTQILHRSGYEVIPITDPRQAITTLEQEKPALVLLDVLMPELNGYELCKLIRQHPELRQIPVVFLTGKDGLVDKVRAKLLGVREYLTKPVDAEQLRRCVQQVLHQM, from the coding sequence ATGACCCAAGGGGTAGAAACGCCTGATTTGCATCGTCCTCTGGCGGGACATGTGACCTTGTATGACCCAGCTGACCCGTCAGTGTGTTGGGATGTGTATCTGGGACCTACAGGGACGCGCTTGCACTATGCCACTAGTGGCGTGGGTCGCGCTGAGCGGTTTCACTGTCTGATTTCACTGTTGTTCCCCCAGCTGCGGGATTGGGTGTTGCCGCCGGACCAGGATGAGTACAGTTTTCTCTACCAGCAGGCTCACCAGGGGGGGATGACGCTAGCGGAGGTGCGTCAGATCCTGCTGCGGCTGACCCAGGAGGCGCTGGTGCATTTTTTGGTGCTGTGGCACCACAAGTCCCAGCAGGTGAAACGGGAGGACCGGCCTCGCATTTCCCTAAATCCCATCCTGCTGGCGGTCAACTGGGCGGATGTGGTCAAGTCGGTGGAAAAGGAGGTCAAGACTTGGGCGGGGTTGCGTTACCGGGTGCCGTCGCCGCTGGCGCGTTTGCATCTGCCGCCGGGTAAGGTCAGCCAGTTGTACGAGTTTTGGTCGGTCTGCCCTCGGGAAAGTCACCTGGCGAAGTTGTCGCCGCCGCAGGTGCAACGCTGTGTGGAGCTGTTCAGCCGCGACGCCTGTGGGTACGAATTGGCGCGAGCGTTGCAGGTGAGTCCAGCCCAGGCGGTGCAGTGCGTCATGCCACTGGTGCAGGCGGGGATTGTGCTGGTGCGCCCGTTTCAAACGCCGGAACCGCCCAAGAAGCTGGGGCCAAAGGTGGCCTGTGTCGACGACAGCCCAGCGATTTTGTCCAGCGTGACCCAGATTTTGCACCGCAGCGGCTATGAGGTGATCCCGATTACGGACCCACGCCAGGCGATAACAACCTTGGAGCAGGAAAAACCGGCGCTGGTGTTGCTGGATGTGTTGATGCCGGAACTCAACGGTTATGAACTGTGCAAGCTCATTCGGCAGCATCCGGAGTTGCGCCAGATTCCCGTCGTGTTTCTGACCGGCAAGGATGGCTTGGTGGATAAGGTGCGGGCGAAATTGCTGGGGGTGCGGGAGTATTTGACCAAGCCAGTGGATGCGGAACAGTTGCGCCGCTGCGTTCAACAGGTCTTGCACCAGATGTAA
- a CDS encoding ribulose bisphosphate carboxylase small subunit, with protein sequence MKTLPKQRRYETLSYLPPLTDAQIAKQIQYILDKGYIPAVEFNETSSPEDHFWTLWKLPLFNATTAQEVLNEVQACRYEYPDAYIRVVAFDNIKQCQMISFIVHKPAKI encoded by the coding sequence ATGAAAACCCTACCCAAACAACGGCGCTATGAAACCCTCTCTTATCTACCGCCGTTGACAGATGCCCAAATCGCCAAGCAAATCCAGTACATTTTAGACAAGGGCTATATTCCGGCGGTGGAATTCAACGAAACTTCTTCACCAGAGGACCACTTCTGGACGTTGTGGAAACTACCCTTGTTTAATGCCACGACAGCCCAGGAGGTGCTCAACGAGGTACAAGCTTGCCGCTATGAGTACCCCGATGCCTACATCCGGGTAGTGGCCTTTGACAACATCAAACAATGCCAGATGATCAGTTTCATCGTACACAAGCCCGCCAAAATCTAA
- a CDS encoding form I ribulose bisphosphate carboxylase large subunit, protein MAPRTQTKAGFEAGVKEYRLKYYTPDYTPKDTDLLACFRVTPQPGVPPEEAGAAVAAESSTGTWTTVWTDNLTDLERYKGRCYDIEPVPGEENQYFCFVAYPLDLFEEGSVTNMLTSIVGNVFGFKALKALRLEDIRVPVAYLKTFQGPPHGIVVERDKLNKYGRPLLGCTIKPKLGLSAKNYGRAVYEALRGGLDFTKDDENVNSQPFMRWRDRFLFVQEAIAKAQAETGEIKGHYMNVTAPTCEEMLKRAQFAAELKTPIIMHDYLTAGFTANTTLAKFCRDNGLLLHIHRAMHAVIDRQKNHGIHFRVLAKCLRMSGGDHLHAGTVVGKLEGDRNITMGFVDLMREDYVEEDRSRGIFFTQDWASMPGVMPVASGGIHVWHMPTLLEIFGDDAVFQFGGGTLGHPWGNAPGATANRVALEACVQARNEGRDLAREGNQIIREAAKWSPELAAACELWKEIKFEFQAVDTL, encoded by the coding sequence ATGGCCCCACGCACGCAAACTAAAGCCGGTTTTGAAGCCGGGGTAAAGGAGTATCGTCTCAAGTATTACACACCGGATTACACGCCGAAGGATACGGATTTGCTGGCTTGTTTTCGGGTGACGCCACAGCCGGGGGTGCCGCCGGAAGAAGCGGGAGCAGCCGTAGCGGCGGAGTCTTCCACTGGGACCTGGACAACGGTCTGGACGGACAATCTGACGGATTTAGAGCGCTACAAGGGCCGGTGCTATGACATCGAGCCGGTGCCGGGGGAAGAAAACCAGTACTTCTGCTTTGTGGCCTATCCGCTGGACCTGTTTGAAGAGGGGTCGGTCACCAACATGCTCACTTCCATCGTGGGGAACGTGTTTGGCTTCAAGGCGCTCAAGGCCCTGCGGTTGGAGGACATCCGGGTGCCGGTGGCCTACCTCAAAACCTTCCAGGGTCCGCCGCACGGGATTGTGGTGGAACGGGACAAATTGAACAAGTACGGTCGCCCGCTGCTGGGATGCACGATTAAGCCCAAGCTGGGGTTATCGGCGAAAAACTACGGGCGGGCGGTCTATGAGGCGCTGCGGGGCGGCTTGGACTTCACCAAGGATGATGAAAACGTCAATTCCCAGCCCTTTATGCGCTGGCGCGACCGGTTCCTGTTCGTGCAGGAAGCCATTGCCAAGGCCCAGGCAGAAACCGGGGAGATCAAAGGGCACTACATGAACGTGACCGCCCCCACCTGCGAAGAGATGCTCAAGCGGGCGCAGTTTGCCGCCGAGTTGAAGACCCCGATCATCATGCACGACTACCTAACGGCGGGCTTTACGGCCAATACCACGCTGGCGAAGTTCTGCCGGGACAACGGCCTATTGTTGCACATTCACCGGGCGATGCATGCGGTCATTGACCGGCAGAAAAACCACGGGATTCACTTCCGGGTGTTGGCCAAGTGCCTGCGGATGTCCGGTGGCGACCACCTGCACGCGGGAACCGTGGTGGGCAAACTAGAGGGCGACCGCAACATCACCATGGGGTTTGTGGACCTGATGCGGGAAGACTACGTAGAGGAAGACCGGTCGCGGGGGATCTTCTTCACCCAGGACTGGGCTTCGATGCCGGGGGTGATGCCGGTGGCGTCCGGTGGGATTCACGTGTGGCACATGCCGACGCTGCTGGAAATCTTCGGCGATGATGCGGTCTTTCAATTTGGCGGTGGGACACTCGGTCACCCCTGGGGGAACGCGCCGGGGGCAACCGCCAACCGGGTGGCGCTGGAGGCCTGTGTGCAAGCCCGCAACGAGGGTCGAGACCTGGCCCGCGAGGGCAATCAAATCATCCGCGAAGCCGCCAAGTGGTCGCCCGAGTTAGCTGCTGCCTGCGAACTCTGGAAGGAAATCAAGTTCGAGTTCCAGGCAGTGGACACGCTGTAG
- a CDS encoding DUF4189 domain-containing protein, which yields MKRQVWFGVGILLLVGAGPVYARDQVGAIAIGKGRFGYSYDWSTPSQAQQRALQECGSPDCKVVLTFSGGCGAVAEGQGRIGIGTGKTRQLAEQAAIKVCNDPTCQVTVWACNSPR from the coding sequence ATGAAACGACAGGTGTGGTTCGGGGTCGGAATACTGCTGCTGGTCGGGGCGGGACCGGTCTATGCCAGGGACCAAGTAGGGGCGATTGCGATTGGCAAAGGCCGTTTTGGTTACAGCTACGACTGGAGCACCCCAAGCCAGGCCCAGCAACGCGCTCTCCAGGAATGCGGTAGCCCCGATTGCAAGGTAGTATTGACGTTTAGCGGCGGGTGTGGCGCTGTTGCCGAGGGGCAAGGTCGAATCGGTATCGGCACAGGCAAGACGCGGCAGTTGGCTGAGCAAGCAGCGATTAAGGTCTGCAACGACCCCACCTGCCAGGTCACCGTCTGGGCCTGCAATTCCCCCCGCTGA
- a CDS encoding response regulator: MEPWPRLVLVVEDVVAEQRLMMALLQRAGYKTVGQPSAEAAWAWLESHGAPALAIVDIGLPGENGLELCRWIRAHPDWRDLPVVICSCRDREADRFWAKRQGATDYLTKPYTPQQLLTLVQRYVR; the protein is encoded by the coding sequence ATGGAACCGTGGCCCCGCTTGGTGTTGGTGGTGGAAGATGTGGTGGCTGAGCAGCGATTGATGATGGCCCTCTTGCAGCGGGCGGGGTATAAGACGGTGGGACAACCATCGGCGGAAGCAGCCTGGGCCTGGTTGGAAAGTCATGGCGCGCCGGCGCTGGCGATTGTGGATATTGGCCTGCCAGGGGAAAACGGGCTGGAGTTGTGCCGCTGGATTCGGGCGCATCCCGATTGGCGGGACCTGCCGGTGGTGATTTGCAGTTGCCGAGACCGCGAGGCAGACCGGTTCTGGGCCAAGCGCCAGGGGGCGACGGATTACCTGACCAAGCCCTACACGCCACAGCAGTTGTTGACGCTGGTGCAAAGGTATGTCCGTTGA
- the dctP gene encoding TRAP transporter substrate-binding protein DctP, which yields MRRRVVGLAALGTLAATACQRDKAPTVITQPRVRWRVVTSWPTSLDTLFGGVRYLAEQVKQLTDGRFTLTPFAAGEIVPGLQVLDAVRSGTVEAGHTASYYYLGKNPALVFGTGLPFGLTAQQQNAWWYAGGGLTAMQNLYRDFGVITFPAGNTGAQMGGWFRREVKTLQDLKGLKMRLPGLGGKVMAQMGVNVQVLPGSELFLALERGALDAAEWVGPYDDRRLGLPRAARFYYYPGWWEPGPSLELLVNLKAWEQLPSAYQKALEMAAQATNLYMLSQYEARNQAALQQLTAEGVQLRRYSDDILRTAWRITQELLADQSRQDATFQKLYTSWQAFRRNSHRWAEMDALPIILGFDRPSLRT from the coding sequence ATGCGTAGGCGAGTGGTGGGTTTAGCGGCGCTGGGGACTTTAGCCGCAACGGCGTGCCAGCGGGATAAGGCACCGACGGTCATCACTCAACCCCGCGTGCGCTGGCGTGTGGTTACCAGTTGGCCCACTTCGCTGGATACCCTGTTTGGCGGGGTGCGTTACTTGGCCGAACAGGTGAAACAACTGACCGACGGGCGTTTTACCCTGACCCCTTTTGCCGCTGGAGAAATCGTGCCGGGGCTGCAGGTGCTCGATGCGGTGCGCTCGGGAACGGTGGAAGCTGGCCATACCGCCAGTTACTACTACTTGGGCAAAAACCCGGCCTTGGTTTTTGGTACGGGTTTGCCCTTCGGGTTGACGGCCCAGCAGCAAAACGCCTGGTGGTACGCCGGTGGCGGGTTGACAGCCATGCAAAATCTCTATCGGGATTTTGGGGTGATCACCTTTCCAGCGGGAAACACGGGCGCCCAGATGGGGGGCTGGTTTCGGCGTGAAGTGAAGACGCTCCAGGACCTGAAGGGTTTGAAAATGCGGTTGCCCGGTCTCGGGGGCAAAGTCATGGCCCAGATGGGGGTCAACGTGCAGGTTTTGCCTGGAAGCGAACTGTTTTTGGCCCTAGAGCGGGGTGCCTTGGATGCCGCCGAGTGGGTGGGTCCCTACGACGATAGGCGCTTGGGATTGCCGCGCGCCGCCCGCTTTTACTACTACCCCGGCTGGTGGGAGCCTGGTCCGTCGTTGGAACTGCTCGTGAACTTGAAAGCCTGGGAACAACTCCCGAGCGCCTACCAAAAAGCCTTAGAAATGGCCGCCCAGGCCACCAACCTGTATATGCTTTCCCAGTACGAAGCCCGCAACCAGGCAGCGCTCCAGCAACTGACCGCCGAAGGGGTGCAACTGCGACGCTACAGCGACGACATCCTCCGAACCGCCTGGCGGATCACCCAGGAGTTGCTGGCTGACCAGAGCCGCCAAGATGCCACGTTTCAAAAGCTCTACACCTCCTGGCAAGCCTTTCGCCGCAACAGTCACCGCTGGGCGGAAATGGACGCCCTGCCTATCATCCTGGGGTTTGACCGTCCTAGTTTGAGAACCTGA
- a CDS encoding ComF family protein, with protein sequence MWRALVTTVFCRACPVCGRPAAGEFCWDCQRQIEATRLSQPWQFWHGELPLAAWGRYQDALKRVLGALKYHGQPELARPLGHYLGDVWLTQGHRLTSEPAVAPIPLHAQKLKQRGYNQAELLARHFCRYVGLPLYPDLLLRQTETQAQHWLSARAREANLATAFALNPQARYPRRPLLLLDDIYTTGATARAVQRTLQQAGWSVVGILVVATGRQG encoded by the coding sequence ATGTGGCGCGCTCTGGTCACAACGGTATTTTGCCGCGCCTGTCCAGTGTGTGGGCGACCGGCGGCGGGGGAGTTCTGTTGGGATTGTCAGCGGCAAATCGAAGCGACCCGCCTATCTCAACCTTGGCAGTTTTGGCACGGCGAGCTACCGCTGGCGGCGTGGGGACGCTACCAGGATGCCCTGAAACGAGTGCTGGGGGCGTTGAAATATCACGGGCAACCGGAGCTGGCGCGACCGCTGGGTCATTACCTGGGGGATGTGTGGCTGACGCAAGGCCATCGTTTGACGTCAGAACCGGCGGTAGCGCCGATTCCCCTGCACGCCCAGAAGTTAAAACAGCGCGGCTACAACCAGGCGGAATTGCTGGCCCGGCATTTTTGCCGCTACGTGGGCTTGCCGCTGTACCCGGATTTGCTCCTGCGCCAGACGGAAACTCAAGCGCAACACTGGCTGTCTGCCCGCGCACGGGAAGCCAACCTGGCGACAGCCTTTGCCCTGAACCCGCAGGCCCGTTATCCCCGGCGTCCCCTTTTGCTCCTAGACGATATCTACACGACGGGGGCCACGGCGCGAGCGGTGCAGCGCACCCTACAGCAGGCGGGTTGGTCGGTGGTGGGCATTTTGGTCGTGGCCACGGGCCGCCAGGGGTAA
- a CDS encoding roadblock/LC7 domain-containing protein — translation MSINVAKLTAALQQFVGSVANVQAAAVVSPDGLALASCLMPGMDEERVSAMAAALLSLSERIGRELNRGSIERVWVEGSQGYSIITNCTEEAVLLVLADRQAKLGVVNLEIKNVVSQLQEFLTASSNTLAMSS, via the coding sequence ATGTCTATCAATGTAGCGAAATTGACGGCAGCGTTACAGCAGTTCGTTGGTTCAGTGGCCAATGTACAAGCAGCAGCAGTCGTATCTCCTGATGGATTGGCCTTGGCCTCTTGTTTGATGCCAGGGATGGACGAAGAACGGGTGTCGGCGATGGCAGCGGCGCTCCTGTCGCTGAGTGAACGGATTGGCCGCGAATTGAACCGGGGGAGTATTGAGCGGGTTTGGGTCGAGGGGTCCCAGGGCTATAGCATTATCACCAATTGCACGGAAGAGGCAGTGCTGTTAGTGCTAGCAGACCGGCAAGCCAAGCTAGGGGTTGTCAATTTGGAAATTAAAAACGTAGTCAGTCAGCTGCAGGAATTTCTCACTGCCAGTAGCAACACTTTAGCGATGTCCTCGTAG